Proteins encoded by one window of Seriola aureovittata isolate HTS-2021-v1 ecotype China chromosome 4, ASM2101889v1, whole genome shotgun sequence:
- the ankk1 gene encoding ankyrin repeat and protein kinase domain-containing protein 1 has translation MDCFAGSPGQFRNFRKDDFEANWIKVAECRFGQVYQVKLKLWREKCALKSFDSLCANNFYRRVTDEASSMAKVKFKYIMSIYGLCSEVTAVVMEYMSNGSLNNLLASHTLMWPKKFQMIHEASMGMNFLHTMKPPLLHLNLKTSNILLDDHLHVKISDFGLIHWEEGMSKTLFMEHLTARGNISYIPPETFTQCPDPPRTTFDVYSFGIVIWEILTQQKPYAGCSVTTVLLEVSQGKRPCVEMIPEQMPHECDQMIRIMQQCWDQDHGKRPQFSDILMKTETLSEVLKVPGPIHCRKNADEGSDSSLVPPLHEIALPEMSDLPSDNPHATDGILCLLYKKDFGSFRLSVKREHVSTQFSGQKSLLHYTVASGDTDSVKQVLSLGAEVNCATARGYTPLIIAVLHRLHEIICLLLEYGAAATQEDEDQWTALHFAAQNGDNKTVSLLLDKGAVADAREKTGWMPLHLACQNGHETVVRLLLSRLSEEAVKEREEAQGRTPLHLASTYGYLNIAKLLLSQGADPNATDCSLSTALHLSAQEGHNRVVRQLLKSGASTDNADSRGYTPLHLAALKGHTGICRQLLSNGASPDSRTLQGWTPMHLAALKGHETTVVQLKSQGGCVNASGENGWTPLHLACKQSKPEVVAKLLAAKADPNVTEDSEGWTPLHVACNSVCFPSVLHLLSHHADVNVVNSGKATPLHLAAQHGCVPIIKALLLNGADRTRLDSSGSTALNVAQRCEKWEIVQLLKKECEA, from the exons ATGGATTGCTTTGCCGGATCCCCTGGGCAGTTCAGGAACTTCCGGAAGGACGATTTTGAGGCTAACTGGATTAAGGTGGCAGAATGCAGATTTGGTCAGGTGTACCAGGTCAAGCTCAAACTCTGGCGGGAAAAATGTGCCCTGAAAAGCTTTGACAGCTTATGTGCAAACAACTTTTACAG GAGAGTAACGGATGAGGCATCCAGCATGGCCAAAGTGAAATTCAAATACATCATGTCCATCTACGGACTGTGCAGTGAAGTGACTGCTGTGGTGATGGAGTACATGAGTAATGGATCGCTGAACAATCTGCTAGCCAGTCACACTTTGATGTGGCCAAAGAAGTTCCAGATGATTCATGAGGCCTCCATGGGCATGAATTTCCTCCACACTATGAAACCTCCACTACTCCATCTTAACCTCAAGACATCCAACATCCTACTGGATGATCATCTCCATGTCAAG ATTTCAGATTTTGGTTTAATTCACTGGGAAGAGGGCATGAGCAAGACATTGTTCATGGAGCATCTGACAGCAAGAGGGAACATAAGTTATATTCCTCCAGAGACTTTCACTCAGTGCCCTGATCCTCCAAGAACTACCTTTGATGTTTACAG CTTTGGAATTGTGATTTGGGAGATTCTGACACAGCAGAAACCGTATGCAG GGTGCAGTGTGACCACAGTGCTCTTGGAGGTATCACAGGGTAAGAGACCCTGTGTGGAGATGATACCTGAGCAGATGCCCCATGAGTGTGATCAGATGATCAGAATCATGCAGCAGTGCTGGGACCAGGATCACGGGAAGAGGCCACAGTTCTCag ACATTTTGATGAAAACAGAGACTCTGAGTGAAGTGCTGAAGGTCCCTGGACCAATCCACTGTCGCAAAAACGCTGACGAGGGATCAGATTCCTCGCTGGTTCCTCCATTACATGAA ATTGCTTTGCCTGAGATGTCTGACCTTCCCTCAG ATAACCCACATGCCACGGATGGCATTCTCTGTTTGCTGTACAAAAAGGACTTTGGTAGTTTCAGACTGTCTGTGAAAAGAGAGCATGTATCCACACAGTTTTCTGGGCAAAAGAGCCTTCTTCACTACACAGTAGCCAGCGGGGACACAGACAGTGTCAAGCAGGTCCTGAGTCTGGGTGCTGAAGTCAACTGTGCGACTGCCAGAGGTTATACTCCTCTTATTATTGCTGTTCTGCACAG GCTTCACGAAAtcatctgtctgctgctggaATACGGTGCAGCTGCCACCCAGGAAGACGAGGACCAGTGGACGGCACTACATTTTGCTGCTCAGAATGGAGATAACAAAACTGTAAGTCTTCTTTTGGACAAAGGAGCTGTGGCGGATGCCCGGGAAAAAACCGGATGGATGCCCCTCCATCTGGCCTGCCAGAACGGCCATGAAACAGTGGTGCGCCTGCTGCTTTCACGGCTGTCAGAGGAAGCAGTCAAAGAACGTGAGGAAGCACAAGGGAGGACGCCGCTCCACCTAGCCTCCACCTACGGGTATCTGAATATTGCCAAGCTCCTCCTCTCTCAAGGAGCAGATCCCAACGCTACAGActgctctctctccactgctcttcATTTATCAGCCCAGGAAGGCCATAACAGAGTCGTGAGACAGTTGTTGAAGAGTGGAGCGAGTACTGACAATGCAGACAGCAGAGGATATACTCCTCTTCACCTGGCTGCTCTGAAGGGTCATACAGGCATATGCAGGCAGCTGTTGTCAAATGGGGCCAGCCCAGACTCCAGGACCCTCCAAGGTTGGACTCCCATGCACCTGGCTGCCCTGAAGGGTCATGAAACCACGGTGGTCCAGCTGAAGAGTCAAGGTGGTTGTGTGAATGCTTCAGGGGAGAATGGATGGACCCCGCTCCACCTCGCCTGCAAGCAGAGCAAGCCGGAAGTGGTGGCGAAGCTCCTGGCGGCCAAGGCCGACCCAAACGTGACGGAGGACAGTGAAGGATGGACACCGTTACATGTAGCTTGTAACAGTGTCTGTTTCCCAAGTGTCCTTCATTTGTTATCACATCATGCAGATGTCAATGTAGTAAACTCGGGAAAGGCGACACCTTTACACCTGGCTGCCCAGCATGGCTGTGTGCCAATCATAAAGGCTCTACTGCTGAATGGAGCAGACAGGACACGTCTGGACTCTTCTGGATCCACAGCTCTGAATGTGGCCCAGAGGTGTGAGAAATGGGAAATAGTGCAACTATTGAAAAAGGAATGTGAAGCATGA